From a single Streptomyces sp. NBC_01264 genomic region:
- a CDS encoding C39 family peptidase yields the protein MATSTIKHAVPYHSQWESAALVPEFVAGGDAARDPLWGGSGADSAEEYAFWAPRMCGVACLRMVLGRLGLTVPPSVELVKEACGAGAYVRDGDSVQGLIYRPFAEYVNARWGLDARSVPVLDHQTVRDTLAAGGLAMLSVHWSIRTLAPAVEARGGHLVLAVGATEDSVLVHNPSGFPGASQQYAPVPWADLDRFYAGRGILIGGRAG from the coding sequence GTCCCGTACCACTCCCAGTGGGAGTCCGCCGCGCTCGTGCCCGAGTTCGTCGCGGGCGGCGATGCGGCGCGGGATCCGCTATGGGGCGGGTCCGGGGCGGACTCGGCCGAGGAGTACGCCTTCTGGGCGCCCCGCATGTGCGGCGTGGCCTGTCTGCGGATGGTGCTCGGGCGGCTGGGGCTGACGGTGCCGCCCTCGGTGGAGCTGGTGAAGGAGGCCTGCGGGGCCGGGGCGTACGTGCGGGACGGGGACTCCGTGCAGGGGCTGATCTACCGGCCCTTCGCCGAGTACGTGAACGCCCGCTGGGGCCTGGACGCCCGCTCGGTGCCCGTACTGGACCACCAGACCGTCCGGGACACGCTCGCCGCGGGCGGTCTGGCGATGCTGTCGGTCCATTGGTCGATCCGTACCCTGGCCCCCGCCGTCGAGGCCCGGGGCGGTCATCTGGTGCTCGCCGTCGGGGCCACCGAGGACTCCGTCCTGGTGCACAATCCCTCCGGCTTCCCCGGTGCTTCGCAGCAGTACGCGCCCGTCCCCTGGGCCGACCTGGACCGGTTCTACGCCGGACGCGGCATCCTGATCGGCGGCCGGGCCGGCTGA